A window of the Phycicoccus sp. M110.8 genome harbors these coding sequences:
- a CDS encoding DUF4307 domain-containing protein — protein sequence MPLPRPAPGTGRWWVVGIVGIGLATALAVWLGLANSVGRVTWVDTGYKVVDDRSVRVEFDVHRPSGEAVTCQVNALDQSFGVVGTLEVRVPASSERSVHQVVVVRTATRAVTGTVKSCDPS from the coding sequence ATGCCACTCCCCCGCCCCGCGCCCGGCACCGGCCGCTGGTGGGTCGTCGGCATCGTCGGCATCGGCCTCGCCACGGCCCTGGCCGTCTGGCTCGGGCTGGCGAACTCGGTGGGCCGGGTGACGTGGGTCGACACCGGCTACAAGGTCGTCGACGACCGCAGCGTCCGGGTCGAGTTCGACGTGCACCGCCCGTCGGGCGAGGCGGTCACCTGCCAGGTCAACGCGCTGGACCAGTCCTTCGGCGTCGTCGGCACCCTGGAGGTCCGTGTCCCGGCGTCCAGCGAGCGGTCGGTGCACCAGGTGGTCGTCGTCCGGACCGCGACCCGTGCCGTCACGGGCACGGTCAAGAGCTGCGACCCGTCCTGA
- the mca gene encoding mycothiol conjugate amidase Mca, with amino-acid sequence MAVHAHPDDESSKGAATMAKYAATSADVLVVSCTGGERGDVLNPKLKGDPQIERDLPQVRRVEMRKAQEILGVQHTWLGFVDSGLPEGDPLPPLPDGCFALEPLEVTTEALVREIRRFRPHVMTTYDENGGYPHPDHIMTHTVSMAAFAAAGDPEAYPHAGEPWQPLKIYYNAHNRAKYVAFHEAFLAEGRESPYAEWLDRWTEQDARTITTRIHCADWFDQRDQALLAHATQIDPDGHFFQVPRDLQVRVWPTEDFEAAVSYVPVEPVEDDLFAGIDDVATGDVLATKSGLEVAYDGRVAVSA; translated from the coding sequence ATGGCGGTGCACGCGCACCCCGACGACGAGTCGAGCAAGGGCGCGGCGACGATGGCCAAGTACGCGGCGACGAGCGCCGACGTGCTCGTCGTGTCGTGCACGGGTGGCGAGCGCGGCGACGTGCTCAACCCCAAGCTGAAGGGGGACCCGCAGATCGAGCGCGACCTCCCGCAGGTGCGGCGGGTGGAGATGCGCAAGGCGCAGGAGATCCTCGGTGTGCAGCACACGTGGCTGGGCTTCGTGGACTCCGGGCTGCCGGAGGGCGACCCGCTTCCGCCGCTGCCCGACGGCTGCTTCGCCCTCGAGCCGCTCGAGGTGACGACCGAGGCGCTCGTCCGCGAGATCCGGCGGTTCCGCCCGCACGTCATGACGACGTACGACGAGAACGGCGGCTACCCCCACCCCGACCACATCATGACCCACACGGTCTCGATGGCGGCATTCGCCGCGGCCGGCGACCCCGAGGCGTACCCCCACGCGGGCGAGCCCTGGCAGCCGCTGAAGATCTACTACAACGCGCACAACCGGGCCAAGTACGTCGCCTTCCACGAGGCCTTCCTCGCGGAGGGCCGGGAGAGCCCGTATGCCGAGTGGCTCGACCGCTGGACCGAGCAGGACGCGCGGACGATCACCACCCGCATCCACTGCGCCGACTGGTTCGACCAGCGCGACCAGGCGCTGCTCGCGCACGCCACGCAGATCGACCCCGACGGCCACTTCTTCCAGGTGCCCCGGGACCTGCAGGTGCGGGTCTGGCCGACCGAGGACTTCGAGGCCGCCGTGTCGTACGTGCCGGTGGAGCCTGTGGAGGACGACCTGTTCGCCGGGATCGACGACGTGGCGACCGGCGACGTCCTGGCCACGAAGTCCGGGCTCGAGGTCGCCTACGACGGCCGTGTGGCGGTGTCGGCGTGA
- a CDS encoding ATP-binding cassette domain-containing protein, with product MSAPAIEAEHLVKTFGDTRAVDDVSFVVPQGTVLGLLGPNGAGKTTTVRMMTTLTEPTAGTARVAGHDVRTDPDAVRRSMGLTGQAATVDELLTGRENLRLIGSLYGLSSSYVRGATRDLLERFSLTDAGDRVVKTYSGGMRRRLDLAVSLIATPPVLFLDEPTTGLDPRSRVELWEVLRGLVRDGTTLLLTTQYLEEADQLADRIVVVDRGRVIAEGTALELKDRSGAAAIVLTVSRAEDLAAAEALLRAHVSEVHVDHGARQLTAPAGGLRDMTRIAAVFEGSEIELDDLGLKRPSLDDVFLSLTGHRAEDGESRHDEEVVA from the coding sequence ATGAGCGCGCCCGCCATCGAGGCCGAGCACCTCGTGAAGACCTTCGGCGACACCCGGGCCGTCGACGACGTCAGCTTCGTCGTGCCGCAGGGGACGGTGCTGGGCCTGCTCGGGCCCAACGGCGCCGGCAAGACCACCACGGTCCGGATGATGACGACGCTCACCGAGCCGACGGCGGGCACCGCCCGGGTCGCCGGGCACGACGTGCGCACCGACCCCGACGCCGTGCGCCGCTCCATGGGTCTCACCGGCCAGGCGGCCACGGTCGACGAGCTGCTCACCGGGCGCGAGAACCTGCGCCTCATCGGGTCGCTCTACGGCCTGTCCTCCTCCTACGTGCGCGGCGCGACCCGGGACCTGCTCGAGCGCTTCTCGCTCACCGACGCGGGGGACCGCGTCGTCAAGACCTACTCGGGCGGCATGCGGCGGCGGCTCGACCTGGCCGTCAGCCTGATCGCGACGCCGCCGGTGCTCTTCCTCGACGAGCCCACCACCGGCCTCGACCCGCGCAGCCGGGTCGAGCTGTGGGAGGTGCTGCGGGGCCTCGTCCGCGACGGGACCACGCTGCTGCTCACGACCCAGTACCTCGAGGAGGCCGACCAGCTCGCCGACCGGATCGTCGTCGTCGACCGCGGCCGCGTCATCGCCGAGGGGACGGCGCTCGAGCTCAAGGACCGCAGCGGGGCCGCGGCGATCGTGCTGACCGTGTCGCGCGCCGAGGACCTCGCTGCCGCCGAGGCGCTGCTGCGCGCCCACGTCAGCGAGGTGCACGTCGACCACGGGGCGCGCCAGCTGACCGCACCCGCCGGGGGGCTGCGCGACATGACCCGGATCGCGGCCGTCTTCGAGGGCAGCGAGATCGAGCTCGACGACCTCGGGCTCAAGCGGCCGAGCCTCGACGACGTCTTCCTCAGCCTCACCGGTCACCGGGCCGAGGACGGCGAGTCCCGCCATGACGAGGAGGTCGTCGCATGA
- a CDS encoding ABC transporter permease, with translation MSTDTGVRRTASGLARPQIQRTGLLRQSLAITRRNLIHIKRMPEMLMDVTVQPVIFVLLFAFVFGGSIAVQGSPAGYREWLMAGIMGQTIAFASFIVAVGLTADIDKGIVDRMRSLPIHPSAVLVGRSISSLMHSSIGILVMSLTGLCVGWRIRGGFVDAVLAYLLLLLWGFAMIWVGILVGSAMRSVESVNGLMFTTMFPITFLANTFAPSERMPHWLRVIAEWNPISALVQAVRQLWGNAGPAAADAQPPLHHPVLTTVIWTVGLTLVMAPLAIRAFNRRVRD, from the coding sequence ATGAGCACCGACACGGGGGTCCGCCGGACCGCCAGCGGCCTGGCGAGGCCGCAGATCCAGCGCACCGGCCTGCTGCGCCAGTCCCTCGCGATCACCAGGCGCAACCTCATCCACATCAAGCGGATGCCCGAGATGCTCATGGACGTCACCGTCCAGCCGGTGATATTCGTGCTGCTGTTCGCCTTCGTCTTCGGCGGTTCGATCGCCGTCCAGGGGTCGCCCGCGGGTTACCGCGAGTGGCTCATGGCCGGGATCATGGGCCAGACCATCGCCTTCGCCTCGTTCATCGTCGCGGTCGGCCTCACCGCCGACATCGACAAGGGCATCGTCGACCGCATGCGGTCCCTGCCGATCCACCCCTCGGCAGTCCTCGTGGGCCGGAGCATCTCCAGCCTCATGCACTCGAGCATCGGCATCCTCGTCATGTCGCTGACCGGCCTGTGCGTCGGCTGGCGCATCCGCGGCGGCTTCGTCGACGCGGTCCTGGCCTACCTGCTGCTCCTCCTGTGGGGCTTCGCGATGATCTGGGTCGGGATCCTCGTCGGCTCCGCGATGCGCTCGGTCGAGTCGGTGAACGGGCTCATGTTCACGACGATGTTCCCGATCACCTTCCTGGCCAACACCTTCGCCCCCAGTGAGCGGATGCCGCACTGGCTGCGGGTCATCGCCGAGTGGAACCCGATCTCCGCCCTGGTGCAGGCCGTCCGGCAGCTCTGGGGCAACGCCGGCCCCGCGGCCGCGGACGCCCAGCCGCCGCTGCACCACCCCGTCCTCACCACCGTGATCTGGACGGTGGGACTGACCCTCGTCATGGCGCCGCTGGCGATCCGGGCGTTCAACCGCAGGGTGCGCGACTAG
- the coaA gene encoding type I pantothenate kinase, whose product MARVTHPSGGTHTLPSPYVELDRDAWARLRENQPLSLTASDVARVRGLGDRIDLGEVEEVYLPLSRLLNFYVGAVAGLHRITSDFLGERPARTPFIIGVAGSVAVGKSTTARLLKELLSRWPGTPEVELVTTDGFLYPNAELERRNLLQRKGFPESYDRRALLRFVAEVKAGRAEVTAPVYSHLTYDIVPGEQIVVRQPDVLIVEGLNVLQAPRMHEDGRSGLAVSDFFDFSVYVDARLEDIREWYVDRFLRLRETAFADPDSYFHRYAALSDEEARATALRIWTEINEVNLRENVLPTRSRATLVLAKGRDHGVRRVRLRKL is encoded by the coding sequence ATGGCGCGCGTGACCCACCCCTCAGGCGGCACCCACACCCTCCCCTCCCCCTACGTGGAGCTCGACCGGGACGCATGGGCGCGGCTGCGCGAGAATCAGCCGCTGAGCCTGACGGCGTCGGACGTCGCCCGCGTGCGCGGGCTCGGGGACCGGATCGACCTCGGCGAGGTCGAGGAGGTCTACCTGCCGCTGTCGCGCCTGCTCAACTTCTACGTCGGCGCCGTGGCCGGGCTGCACCGGATCACGTCGGACTTCCTCGGCGAGCGACCGGCCCGGACGCCCTTCATCATCGGCGTCGCCGGGTCGGTGGCCGTCGGCAAGTCCACCACGGCCCGCCTGCTCAAGGAGCTGCTGTCGCGCTGGCCCGGCACCCCGGAGGTCGAGCTCGTGACCACCGACGGGTTCCTCTACCCCAACGCCGAGCTGGAGCGTCGGAACCTGTTGCAGCGCAAGGGTTTCCCCGAGTCGTACGACCGGCGGGCGCTCCTGCGCTTCGTGGCGGAGGTCAAGGCCGGGCGCGCCGAGGTGACCGCACCCGTCTACTCCCACCTCACGTACGACATCGTCCCCGGCGAGCAGATCGTGGTGCGCCAGCCCGACGTCCTCATCGTCGAGGGCCTCAACGTGCTGCAGGCGCCGCGCATGCACGAGGACGGCCGCTCGGGCCTGGCGGTCAGCGACTTCTTCGACTTCTCGGTCTACGTCGACGCCCGGCTCGAGGACATCCGCGAGTGGTACGTCGACCGCTTCCTGCGGCTGCGCGAGACGGCCTTCGCCGACCCGGACTCCTACTTCCACCGCTATGCCGCGCTCTCCGACGAGGAGGCGCGCGCCACCGCCCTGCGGATCTGGACCGAGATCAACGAGGTCAACCTGCGCGAGAACGTCCTGCCGACCCGCAGCCGCGCCACCCTGGTGCTGGCCAAGGGCCGCGACCACGGCGTGCGCCGGGTCCGCCTGCGCAAGCTCTGA
- a CDS encoding PhoH family protein codes for MMRFAEHEVVLPVVVVTELEGKRHHPELGYFARQALRLLDDLRVREGRLDAPVKVGEDGGTLRVELNHTDPTSLPAGFRLGDNDTRILAVAKNLSLEGHDVTVVSKDLPMRVKASAVGMQAEEYRAELAVVDSGWTGMAELDVTVEEMDALYEHGRVENEAAAELPCHTGLVLLSPRGSGLGRVGADKQVRLVRGDRDAFGLHGRSAEQRIALDLLLDPDVGIISLGGRAGTGKSALALCAGLEAVMERRQQRKVVVFRPLYAVGGQELGYLPGSEQEKMGPWAQAVFDTLGALVSHEVVEEVMDRGMLEVLPLTHIRGRSLHDAFVIVDEAQSLERNVLLTVLSRVGQNSRVVLTHDVAQRDNLRVGRHDGVAAVIEALKGHPLFAHVTLTRSERSPIAALVTDLLEGLEV; via the coding sequence ATGATGCGGTTCGCCGAGCACGAGGTCGTCCTGCCGGTCGTGGTGGTCACCGAGCTCGAGGGCAAGCGGCACCACCCGGAGCTGGGTTACTTCGCCCGCCAGGCCCTGCGGCTGCTCGACGACCTGCGGGTCCGCGAGGGCCGCCTCGACGCGCCGGTGAAGGTGGGCGAGGACGGCGGCACCCTGCGCGTCGAGCTCAACCACACCGACCCGACGAGCCTGCCGGCCGGGTTCCGCCTCGGCGACAACGACACCCGCATCCTGGCGGTCGCCAAGAACCTCTCCCTCGAGGGCCACGACGTCACGGTCGTCAGCAAGGACCTGCCCATGCGGGTCAAGGCCTCTGCCGTCGGCATGCAGGCCGAGGAGTACCGCGCCGAGCTCGCCGTCGTCGACTCCGGGTGGACCGGCATGGCCGAGCTCGACGTGACCGTCGAGGAGATGGACGCGCTCTACGAGCACGGCCGGGTCGAGAACGAGGCGGCTGCCGAGCTGCCGTGCCACACGGGGCTCGTGCTGCTCTCGCCGCGGGGAAGCGGTCTGGGGCGTGTGGGTGCCGACAAGCAGGTGCGGCTCGTCCGTGGTGACCGCGACGCGTTCGGGCTGCACGGCCGCAGCGCCGAGCAGCGCATCGCCCTCGACCTCCTGCTCGACCCCGACGTCGGCATCATCAGCCTCGGCGGCCGCGCCGGCACCGGGAAGTCGGCGCTGGCGCTGTGCGCCGGGCTCGAGGCCGTGATGGAGCGTCGCCAGCAGCGCAAGGTGGTCGTCTTCCGTCCCCTGTATGCCGTGGGCGGCCAGGAGCTCGGCTACCTGCCGGGCAGCGAGCAGGAGAAGATGGGGCCCTGGGCCCAGGCCGTCTTCGACACGCTCGGCGCGCTGGTCTCGCACGAGGTGGTCGAGGAGGTCATGGACCGCGGCATGCTCGAGGTGCTGCCCCTGACCCACATCCGCGGTCGCTCCCTGCACGACGCGTTCGTCATCGTGGACGAGGCCCAGAGCCTCGAGCGCAACGTGCTGCTCACCGTGCTCTCCCGGGTGGGCCAGAACTCCCGGGTGGTGCTCACCCACGACGTCGCCCAGCGGGACAACCTGCGCGTGGGACGCCACGACGGCGTGGCAGCCGTGATCGAGGCGCTCAAGGGCCACCCGCTGTTCGCCCACGTGACACTGACCCGCAGCGAGCGCAGCCCGATCGCGGCGCTGGTCACCGACCTGCTGGAGGGCCTGGAGGTCTGA
- the trhA gene encoding PAQR family membrane homeostasis protein TrhA: protein MTPTPTHHSPESPEQGPIEAVVAAVKPRLRGWLHAGMVPLAVAAGIVLIALAPNTPARIAATVFSVTAWLLFGTSAVYHRGNWSPRAAAVLKRMDHSNIFLIIAGTYTPFAMLLPRAQATQMLLIVWIGAIAGVLFRVFWVGAPRWLYTPIYVALGWVAVFYMGPLLHFGGPAIVTLIAVGGVLYTVGALVYGIKRPNPSPRWFGFHEIFHTLTVAAFAVHYIAASMSLYRTNA, encoded by the coding sequence ATGACCCCGACGCCCACCCACCACAGCCCGGAGTCACCCGAGCAGGGGCCGATCGAGGCCGTCGTGGCCGCCGTCAAGCCGCGCCTGCGCGGCTGGCTGCACGCCGGCATGGTGCCCCTGGCAGTCGCCGCGGGCATCGTCCTGATCGCCTTGGCACCGAACACGCCGGCCCGCATCGCGGCTACCGTCTTCTCGGTCACCGCGTGGCTGCTGTTCGGCACGTCCGCCGTCTACCACCGCGGCAACTGGTCGCCGCGGGCGGCGGCCGTGCTCAAGCGGATGGACCACTCGAACATCTTCCTCATCATCGCCGGCACCTACACGCCGTTCGCGATGCTGCTCCCCCGCGCGCAGGCCACCCAGATGCTGCTCATCGTCTGGATCGGCGCCATCGCGGGCGTGCTGTTCCGCGTGTTCTGGGTCGGCGCCCCGCGCTGGCTGTACACGCCCATCTACGTCGCCCTCGGCTGGGTGGCCGTGTTCTACATGGGCCCGCTGCTGCACTTCGGCGGCCCGGCGATCGTCACGCTCATCGCCGTCGGCGGGGTGCTGTACACCGTGGGGGCGCTCGTCTACGGCATCAAGCGGCCGAACCCCTCACCGCGCTGGTTCGGGTTCCACGAGATCTTCCACACCCTGACCGTGGCCGCCTTCGCGGTGCACTACATCGCCGCGTCGATGTCGCTGTACCGCACCAACGCCTGA
- a CDS encoding isoprenyl transferase, with protein MALSDLLYAAYERRLRRRLDKATLPRHVGVMLDGNRRWAAARGHGTKEGHQAGADNIANFLEWCEEARVEVVTLWLLSTDNLNRPEAEVVPLLSIIENAVTDLAATQRWRINPVGSLDLLPAETARKLKEAADATAAVQGMTVNVAVGYGGRQEITDAVRSMLTAHAANGTTIEELAETLQVEHIAEHLYTKGQPDPDLVIRTSGEQRLSGFLLWQSAHSEFYFCEAYWPDFRHVDFLRALRAYSERNRRFGG; from the coding sequence GTGGCGCTGTCCGACCTCCTGTATGCGGCATACGAGCGCCGCCTGAGGCGCCGGCTCGACAAGGCCACGCTTCCCCGCCACGTGGGGGTCATGCTCGACGGCAACCGCCGCTGGGCGGCAGCGCGGGGGCACGGGACCAAGGAAGGCCACCAGGCCGGGGCGGACAACATCGCCAACTTCCTCGAGTGGTGCGAGGAGGCGCGGGTCGAGGTCGTCACCCTGTGGCTGCTCTCGACCGACAACCTCAACCGGCCCGAGGCCGAGGTCGTCCCGCTGCTGTCGATCATCGAGAACGCCGTCACCGACCTGGCCGCCACCCAGCGCTGGCGGATCAACCCGGTGGGGTCGCTGGACCTGCTGCCCGCCGAGACGGCGCGCAAGCTCAAGGAGGCCGCCGACGCGACCGCCGCCGTGCAGGGGATGACCGTCAACGTCGCCGTCGGGTACGGCGGGCGGCAGGAGATCACCGACGCGGTGCGCTCGATGCTCACCGCGCACGCGGCCAACGGCACCACCATCGAGGAGCTCGCCGAGACGCTGCAGGTCGAGCACATCGCCGAGCACCTCTACACCAAGGGCCAGCCGGACCCCGACCTGGTGATCCGCACGTCGGGGGAGCAGCGGCTCTCCGGGTTCCTGCTGTGGCAGTCGGCCCACTCGGAGTTCTACTTCTGCGAGGCGTACTGGCCGGACTTCCGCCACGTCGACTTCCTCCGGGCACTGCGCGCCTACTCCGAGCGCAACCGTCGCTTCGGCGGGTAG
- a CDS encoding GNAT family protein, with translation MVATVDGPGAHPGAAAGRVTRLVRESDAERLAELLVANREFLAPTAPDRPASYATVEGQRALVATRLAEYREGTRLPLVVLDDGGEVVGQITLNEIVRGPSQSANVGYWLSEHVGGRGLATAALREVVQVAFDELGLHRLQAGTLLDNVRSQRVLLKVGFTVIGDAPAYLHIAGRWADHRLFQLVDDR, from the coding sequence ATGGTGGCCACCGTCGACGGCCCGGGCGCCCACCCGGGGGCTGCTGCCGGTCGGGTCACCCGGCTGGTCCGCGAGTCCGACGCCGAGCGCCTGGCCGAGCTGCTGGTCGCCAACCGCGAGTTCCTCGCGCCGACCGCCCCCGACCGCCCTGCGTCGTACGCCACGGTGGAGGGCCAGCGGGCCCTCGTCGCGACCCGGCTCGCCGAGTACCGGGAGGGAACCCGGCTGCCCCTCGTGGTGCTCGACGACGGGGGCGAGGTGGTCGGCCAGATCACGCTCAACGAGATCGTCCGCGGGCCGTCCCAGTCGGCCAACGTCGGCTACTGGCTCTCCGAGCACGTCGGCGGTCGCGGGCTAGCGACGGCCGCGCTGCGCGAGGTCGTGCAGGTCGCGTTCGACGAGCTGGGGCTGCACCGGCTCCAGGCCGGGACGCTGCTGGACAACGTGCGCTCGCAGCGGGTGCTGCTCAAGGTGGGCTTCACGGTGATCGGTGACGCACCGGCATACCTGCACATCGCGGGGCGCTGGGCCGACCACCGCCTCTTCCAGCTCGTCGACGACCGCTGA
- the ilvA gene encoding threonine ammonia-lyase, with the protein MAPPMLSVSLEDIRAAQDLLSGVVRPTPLEYSRALTDRVGCEVFLKCENLQRAGSFKIRGAYTRMARLSDEEKARGVVAASAGNHAQGVALAGQLLGIDVKVYMPHGAPMPKLLATQAYGATIEQVGTTIDECLVKAREWEAETGAVLIHPFDHRDIVAGQGTAGLEILDQCPDVKTIVVSTGGGGLLAGISVAVKSARPDVRVIGVQAEQAAAYPLSLAAGKPVPYERMQTMADGIAVGMPGDVPYELVRDLVDAIETVSEEELSRALLFVLERAKLVVEPAGAAAVAHLLGRAGQPVDGPVVAVLSGGNIDPLLLLRIIRHGMAAAGRYLQFRVRVSDTPGHLARLLADCAAVDANVLEVEHIRTGTTIRVDEVEIGLQLETRGRQHCEEVLRTLRGKGYQLKFG; encoded by the coding sequence ATGGCACCACCGATGCTGTCCGTCTCCCTGGAGGACATCCGCGCTGCGCAGGACCTGCTCAGCGGGGTCGTCCGCCCCACGCCCCTCGAGTACAGCCGGGCCCTCACCGATCGGGTCGGCTGCGAGGTCTTCCTCAAGTGCGAGAACCTCCAGCGCGCCGGGTCCTTCAAGATCCGCGGTGCGTACACCCGGATGGCGCGGCTCTCCGACGAGGAGAAGGCGCGCGGCGTGGTCGCGGCGAGCGCCGGCAACCACGCCCAAGGCGTCGCCCTCGCCGGGCAGCTGCTCGGCATCGACGTCAAGGTCTACATGCCGCACGGCGCCCCGATGCCCAAGCTGCTCGCCACCCAGGCCTACGGCGCGACGATCGAGCAGGTCGGCACGACCATCGACGAGTGCCTGGTCAAGGCGAGGGAGTGGGAGGCCGAGACCGGTGCGGTGCTGATCCACCCGTTCGACCACCGCGACATCGTGGCCGGCCAGGGCACCGCGGGGCTCGAGATCCTCGACCAGTGCCCCGACGTCAAGACGATCGTGGTCAGCACCGGTGGCGGCGGCCTGCTCGCCGGCATCTCGGTCGCGGTGAAGTCGGCCCGTCCCGACGTGCGCGTCATCGGCGTCCAGGCCGAGCAGGCAGCGGCCTACCCGCTCTCGCTCGCGGCAGGCAAGCCGGTGCCCTACGAGCGCATGCAGACGATGGCCGACGGCATCGCGGTCGGCATGCCGGGTGACGTCCCCTACGAGCTCGTCCGCGACCTCGTCGACGCCATCGAGACGGTGAGCGAGGAGGAGCTGTCCCGGGCGCTGCTGTTCGTCCTCGAGCGGGCCAAGCTCGTCGTCGAACCGGCGGGGGCCGCTGCCGTCGCGCACCTGCTCGGCCGGGCCGGCCAGCCGGTCGACGGACCCGTCGTCGCCGTGCTGTCCGGCGGGAACATCGACCCGCTCCTGCTGCTGCGGATCATCCGCCACGGCATGGCCGCCGCCGGCCGGTACCTGCAGTTCCGCGTGCGCGTGTCGGACACCCCCGGCCACCTGGCCCGCCTGCTGGCCGACTGCGCCGCCGTCGACGCCAACGTCCTCGAGGTCGAGCACATCCGCACGGGCACCACCATCCGCGTCGACGAGGTCGAGATCGGCCTGCAGCTGGAGACCCGGGGTCGCCAGCACTGCGAGGAGGTCCTGCGCACGCTGCGCGGCAAGGGCTACCAGCTGAAGTTCGGCTGA
- a CDS encoding class II fumarate hydratase, protein MPSAHDRAQTAPDDAEKPRTRTEHDSMGDVEVPADALWGAQTARAVENFPISGQPVPAGVVHALAQLKAAAAEVNAELGVLDEDRAQAIAAAARQVAAGEHDDQFPIDVFQTGSGTSTNMNVNEVVARLAHLATGLEVHPNDHVNAGQSSNDTFPSALRIAATLAATQDLAPALLHLATALRRKESEFADVVKAGRTHLMDAVPVTLGQEFGGYARQVELGAERVLVAAQATAELPLGGTAAGTGLNAAPGFAAAVIERVSAQTGVAFREAADHFEAQSAQDAVVELSGAMRVVAVSLTKICNDLRWMSSGPRSGLGEIHLPDLQPGSSIMPGKVNPVLPEATLMVCAQVIGHDTTATLAGASGAFELNVMLPVLARTVLESASLLAAATRVLADRCVDGITADRDRARELAEGSPSIVTPLNRFIGYEAAAAVAKQSIAERRPIRDIVVERGHVERGELTEEQLDEALDVLRMARPPR, encoded by the coding sequence ATGCCGAGTGCCCACGACCGCGCCCAGACCGCACCTGACGACGCCGAGAAGCCGCGCACCCGCACCGAGCACGACTCGATGGGGGACGTGGAGGTCCCGGCCGACGCCCTGTGGGGGGCGCAGACGGCCCGGGCGGTCGAGAACTTCCCGATCTCCGGCCAGCCCGTCCCCGCCGGGGTCGTCCACGCCCTGGCCCAGCTCAAGGCGGCCGCCGCCGAGGTGAACGCGGAGCTGGGCGTGCTGGACGAGGACCGGGCGCAGGCGATCGCGGCCGCCGCTCGCCAGGTGGCGGCCGGCGAGCACGACGACCAGTTCCCCATCGACGTGTTCCAGACCGGCTCGGGCACCTCGACCAACATGAACGTCAACGAGGTCGTCGCCCGGCTCGCACACCTCGCCACGGGCCTCGAGGTCCACCCCAACGACCACGTCAACGCCGGGCAGTCGAGCAACGACACGTTCCCCAGCGCCCTGCGCATCGCCGCCACCCTGGCCGCGACGCAGGACCTCGCCCCGGCCCTGCTCCACCTGGCGACCGCCCTGCGCCGCAAGGAGTCGGAGTTCGCAGACGTCGTCAAGGCCGGGCGCACCCACCTCATGGACGCCGTGCCGGTCACCTTGGGGCAGGAGTTCGGCGGCTACGCCCGGCAGGTGGAGCTGGGCGCCGAGCGGGTGCTCGTCGCCGCTCAGGCCACGGCCGAGCTGCCCCTCGGCGGGACGGCGGCCGGCACCGGCCTGAACGCCGCGCCGGGCTTCGCGGCCGCCGTGATCGAGCGGGTCAGCGCCCAGACCGGGGTCGCGTTCCGGGAGGCGGCCGACCACTTCGAGGCGCAGTCCGCCCAGGACGCGGTCGTCGAGCTCAGCGGCGCCATGCGGGTCGTGGCCGTCAGCCTGACCAAGATCTGCAACGACCTGCGCTGGATGTCCTCGGGCCCCCGCAGCGGGCTCGGCGAGATCCACCTGCCGGACCTGCAGCCGGGGTCGAGCATCATGCCCGGCAAGGTGAACCCGGTCCTGCCCGAGGCGACCCTCATGGTCTGCGCCCAGGTCATCGGACACGACACGACGGCCACCCTCGCGGGGGCGTCCGGCGCCTTCGAGCTCAACGTGATGCTGCCCGTCCTGGCGCGGACCGTCCTCGAGTCGGCGTCACTGCTCGCCGCGGCCACCAGGGTGCTGGCCGACCGCTGCGTCGACGGCATCACGGCCGACCGGGACCGGGCGCGCGAGCTGGCCGAGGGGTCGCCGTCGATCGTGACCCCGCTCAACCGCTTCATCGGCTACGAGGCGGCCGCGGCCGTCGCCAAGCAGTCGATCGCCGAGCGGCGGCCGATCCGCGACATCGTCGTCGAGCGCGGGCACGTCGAGCGCGGTGAGCTCACCGAGGAGCAGCTCGACGAGGCCCTCGACGTCCTGCGTATGGCCCGCCCGCCGCGCTGA
- the greA gene encoding transcription elongation factor GreA, giving the protein MSETATPTASYLTQDAFDRLKAELDQLSGEGRTEIAKRIEAAREEGDLKENGGYHAAKEEQGKMEARIRQLTQLLENAVVGTKPADDGIVEPGMVVTIDMFGDDMTFLLGSREIADGSDLEVYSEKSPLGAAINGKKVGDTASYEAPNGKTIEVTVTAAKPYGA; this is encoded by the coding sequence GTGAGCGAGACCGCGACCCCCACCGCGAGCTACCTGACCCAGGACGCCTTCGACCGCCTGAAGGCCGAGCTGGACCAGCTCTCCGGGGAAGGCCGCACCGAGATCGCCAAGCGCATCGAGGCGGCGCGCGAGGAGGGCGACCTCAAGGAGAACGGCGGCTACCACGCGGCCAAGGAGGAGCAGGGCAAGATGGAGGCCCGCATCCGCCAGCTGACCCAGCTGCTCGAGAACGCCGTCGTGGGCACCAAGCCCGCGGACGACGGCATCGTCGAGCCCGGCATGGTCGTGACGATCGACATGTTCGGCGACGACATGACCTTCCTGCTGGGCTCGCGCGAGATCGCGGACGGCTCCGACCTCGAGGTCTACAGCGAGAAGTCCCCGCTCGGCGCGGCGATCAACGGCAAGAAGGTCGGCGACACCGCCTCCTACGAGGCGCCCAACGGCAAGACCATCGAGGTCACCGTCACGGCCGCCAAGCCCTACGGCGCCTGA